The window TTGCTTCTTTTGTTGATCCAACAAAAGATCCACAATCTTATGTTGACAGATACAATAACGAACCAACTTACAAAAAATGGTTTGATACAAATTTTCCAGAGTATACATCGATTTATCAAGCAGTTGGATTAGCAGAGCCNNNNNNNNNNNNNNNNNNNNNNNNNNNNNNNNNNNNNNNNNNNNNNNNNNNNNNNNNNNNNNNNNNNNNNNNNNNNNNNNNNNNNNNNNNNNNNNNNNNNTATGTTGTAAATTATCTAAACAAACAAGGGTTGTTTACTAGTGAAAATGTAGATGCACAATGTGGTACTTGGAAATTTAGTATGATTATTGAAAAATTGGGAATATAGGTAGAGTTTTGTAATTTCATGCGCAAATATATCTAAAATTAATTTGAAATCCAGACTAGAAGAATTTTGATGAAAAAGCCCCAAATCGACCGGTTCTTATACTAAACAAACTAAACAATATTGGTTTTATTTTTGGTTTTACAATCTGTCGACACAAACACGGGATGCAAACGTTGCGGGAAAAAAGGCATGTTAACAGATAACGATACAGGTGAAAGATTTTGTGGTAAATGTGGATTTGTGATTTCTGAGACATTACAAGATTCAGGTCCTGAATGGAGATCATTTTCAAAAGAAGGGGGATTAGATCCTACTAGAACGGGAGCTCCAACATCGTTGGCAATTCATGATAGAGGTCTGGCTACAATTATCAATCCAATCAACAGAGATTCTTCAGGAAAGCCACTCACATCATCGATGAAAAGTACCATTGAAAGATTAAGAACGTGGGACAGTAGAAGTAAAGTTCATGCATCTTCTGACAGAAATTTACGGCAAGCATTAAGCGAATTAACACGATTAAAAGACAAACTTGCAGTATCTGATGCAGTTGTTGAAAAGGCTGCATATATTTACAGAAAAGCTCTTGACAAAGGGTTGGTCAGAGGACGTTCTATTTCAGCATTAATTGCATCTGCACTTTATGCTGCATGCAGAGACACAGAAACTCCTAGAACACTAAAAGATGTATCAGATGCAGGAAACATAAAGAAAAAAGATATTGCAAGATGTTATAGAATTTTACATCAAGAATTAGAGCTAAAAATGCCAGTGGTGGACCCAATTCAATGTATTGCAAGAATTGCAAGTAAACTTGGAATCTCAGAAAAAACAAAACGCTATGCAGTCAAAGTACTCAAAACAGCTCAAGAGCATGAAGAGTCAGCAGGTAAGGATCCTATGGGGCTTGCTGCTGCTGCACTTTACCTATCATGTGTAAGTAATTCGGAAAACATGACTCAGAGAGACATTGCAGAGGCAGCAAGCGTGACTGAAGTAACAATTAGAAACAGGTACAAAGGATTGAGAATGGATCAAAATACAGACCTATAAGTTTAGGGTAGAACGATAAGAATCATGACTCAAACAAGACCTTTGATATCAATTGTCAATGTAGTGGCATCAGCTACAATAGATCAAAAACTAGATCTTGTTGATATTACAAAGAAATTTCCAGATGTTGAATATCATCCTGAACAATTCCCAGGTGCTGTCTTTAGATTAAAAAATCCAAAAANNNNNNNNNNNNNNNNNNNNNNNNNNNNNNNNNNNNNNNNNNNNNNNNNNNNNNNNNNNNNNNNNNNNNNNNNNNNNNNNNNNNNNNNNNNNNNNNNNNNTGCCGAAAATGGTAATGCCCCAGTTGCCCCAGGCGAGTTGTAATTTAAAATATGAAAAGACATTGAATCTCCTTCTAAAATTACATCTGGAACAAATTTCCCTTCTTGATTAATTACTGATGATCTTATCCCGGCTGTTCCCTTCTCTGTAATTTTTATTGCATCTATTTTTGGCAANNNNNNNNNNNNNNNNNNNNNNNNNNNNNNNNNNNNNNNNNNNNNNNNNNNNNNNNNNNNNNNNNNNNNNNNNNNNNNNNNNNNNNNNNNNNNNNNNNNNACTTAGACACGGAACAAAGAATTCAGTTACTACATCATTTCTATCTGAGCGATATTCCTGCTCAAATTTCATCTCTCTAAACCCCAATAATTTTTTAATGTAATTTTGTTATTTAAACAAACATTTGTTGAATGACTCTACTCTTATTACATGTAAATTATAGATGCTCCCGTCGGGATTTGAACCCGAGATCACTGCCTTGAGAGGGCAGTATGCTTAGCCGGACTACACCACAGGAGCTTGTTCGAAAACAATCTCAATCTCAATTTAAAGGAAATGTTTTGACAATGAATCCATTTGTAAAAATTAGTGAGTTTATTGCTTTATACAAAATTTAGATTCATTAATTTCATGGATTTAAAAAAATTAATTCAAGATCAATCATTAACAGACTTTCCTGTTGGATTTGGAGGATGTAGAACTACAAACTCTTTTTTTGATTCCTGTGATTATGATATTACTATATTTGATGATAAACATGATTCAGAGAAAATAATTTTTTATGATGATGCATTTGTAAAAANNNNNNNNNNNNNNNNNNNNNNNNNNNNNNNNNNNNNNNNNNNNNNNNNNNNNNNNNNNNNNNNNNNNNNNNNNNNNNNNNNNNNNNNNNNNNNNNNNNNAAATGTGTGTGGAAAGTGAAGACGATGTACCAGTAAATGCAACACAATCACCTTTTTCATCTTTGAATATTCCGATTCTCTCTGAAAAGTAATTTGAAATTTCTTCAGAATTTGGTACTGCAATCTTTAATTCAATTTGACCGTTATTTATGAAATCTTGAATTTTTTGGATTTTAACGTCTTTGATTAATTTTCCGTCAAAACGTTTTGTATATTTCTCATTGAATAGTTTAGTAAGTATGTTGAGATCTGATATCTTGAATCTATTTCCCGTAATCATTTTTAATTTTGCCTTGCCTGATGTGAAATTATCAAACCCCATTGCAATTCCATCTAAATTTCTTATTGACAAAAAATCCACACATCTGTCATATTCCACACATTTNNNNNNNNNNNNNNNNNNNNNNNNNNNNNNNNNNNNNNNNNNNNNNNNNNNNNNNNNNNNNNNNNNNNNNNNNNNNNNNNNNNNNNNNNNNNNNNNNNNNTTCACCATGGTTCAATTAATGAAACTAAATCTGATATTCTTGTAACATATGATGGGATGCAGATAATTCATGATGAATCTTGGGAACTTAGAATGCTATTATCTAAAATTAAAGAAAAACGTTTAACCCTTTACAAAGACTATGCAAAAAATTGTCTATTTAATTCTCTTTTTTGTTGTGAAAAAACCAAAGACGGAATAATCACTTCTAACGTTTTTTCATCCTGTTGGCAGATATGTGCATCTTACTTTTTAGCAGATGCTATTTGTTTATTGAATACGTATAGACCCAATCCAACTCATATGTTAGACGTAATGCGTAAATTTAAAAAAAATCAAATCAATGAACACATTTCTACAGTAACTCATACTGTAGGGATTGAGAGGGCAACTCCTTTTTTACTAGATAGAATTCTAAAATCTACCATAGGTTTTTCTGACTTTGTAGAGAAAAATAATCACTCAAAAATTATTCAAAACAAACATGAATTACTTGTAAAAAACTCTATGCTATCTGACTGCTATTTTTACTTGGGGTATGTAAANNNNNNNNNNNNNNNNNNNNNNNNNNNNNNNNNNNNNNNNNNNNNNNNNNNNNNNNNNNNNNNNNNNNNNNNNNNNNNNNNNNNNNNNNNNNNNNNNNNNGGATGGTGGAAAGCAGGATCAATTGATGATAACTCCTTTGTTCAAGGAATACAATATCTGATCAAAGAAGGAATAATGAAAATTCCACCAACAACTCAAGGTACAGCTACTGCCTCCAATCAAATTCCATCTTGGATTAAAAACAATGCTGGATGGTGGGCAANNNNNNNNNNNNNNNNNNNNNNNNNNNNNNNNNNNNNNNNNNNNNNNNNNNNNNNNNNNNNNNNNNNNNNNNNNNNNNNNNNNNNNNNNNNNNNNNNNNNGACTCTAGCCCTTTCATGGCTACATATTGAATAGGCTCTGAAACATTAGTAAGGCATAATGCTTCTAATTTTGACATTTTATTGATAATTTCAGGGCTTGCTATCGCATATCCAATTCTAAATCCTGTCATTGCATGTGATTTTGAAAATGACTGTGTTATGATACTTTTATCATAATTATATGATAACACACTTTTCCAATTCGTAAAAGCATATTCGGAATATATCTCATCACTAAGAATGTACAAATTATTTTTCATACTAATTTGTACAATTTCATCTTGTAATTTTTCTGGAAGAATCTTTCCTGTCGGGTTGTTTGGATAATTTAATACAATCATCTTTGTGTTTGCATTGATTACTTTTTGAATTTGTTCAATAGTTGGTTCCCATTTACTTTCTAATGTGGTTGTAATCGTTCTTACCTTGATTCCAGAATTTAATGCACAGTCCTTGTATGCAGGCCATGCTGGTTCTATTACAATCATTTCATCACCTGGATTTAACAATGTTGTAATTGCAGTAAATATTGCAAATCGTGCACCTGGACTTACAAGTATATTTTCTTCAGAGACATTTACATTGAATTTTTTAGATGCGTATTTTGCAAGTGCATTTCTAAATGATGGCAGTCCTCTTGTTTGACCATATTTAAAAAAACCTTTGTCAAAAACTTCTTGAAGTGCATTTTTTACAATTTCTGGTGGGGCAAAATCTGGCTCTCCTACCTCCATATGGATAATTTTCTTACCTTCTTGTTCCATTGACTTTGCTTTCAGAAAAATTGACAGATGAGTTTGCTTGTTTTCTGATTGAACTTTAACTGATTCATTTAATAAAAAATTCAAAAATTTTGATGCGATTGATTCATCAAAATTTAATCCCTTGCATAATGTGATTACTTGTTTACGAAGATTGTCTTCCCTTGATTCATCTGTTATTCCTTTTCCTATGTTTTTTTTAATTTCACCAATTTCTTTNNNNNNNNNNNNNNNNNNNNNNNNNNNNNNNNNNNNNNNNNNNNNNNNNNNNNNNNNNNNNNNNNNNNNNNNNNNNNNNNNNNNNNNNNNNNNNNNNNNNGGCGACAAAGGTCCTGAAGGAATACGTGGTCCTATAGGTCCACAAGGAGACAAAGGTCCAACTGGTCCATCTGGAGATAAAGGTCAACTTGGATTACGAGGAGTTCCAGGCGACAAAGGCGACAAAGGTCCACAAGGAGTTCCCGGCGACAAAGGTCTCACAGGTCCAACTGGTCCAATTGGAGAAAAAGGTCCAACTGGTCCATCTGGTCCACAAGGTGAAAAAGGAATTCAAGGTCCACCAGGTCCAATTGGAGAAAAAGGTCCAATCGGCCCAATAGGTGAAAAAGGTCCACTAGGTCCAACTGGCCCACCCGGCGACAAAGGTCTCACAGNNNNNNNNNNNNNNNNNNNNNNNNNNNNNNNNNNNNNNNNNNNNNNNNNNNNNNNNNNNNNNNNNNNNNNNNNNNNNNNNNNNNNNNNNNNNNNNNNNNNAAAAAATTTTGATGCACTTCAGAAAAAACTAGGTGTTGATAATGAAAAATTAAACTCTGTTTTAGAAGATCTGGAAAATAAAAAATTTATGAAGGTTGTACAAAAACAGGGGTTATTTGGTCCTAAAATAGAGTTGCATCCCACTGAAGAAGGACTCAAAAAATATTTTTCTTAA is drawn from Candidatus Nitrosarchaeum limnium SFB1 and contains these coding sequences:
- a CDS encoding Transcription initiation factor TFIIIB, Brf1 subunit/Transcription initiation factor TFIIB; translation: MLTDNDTGERFCGKCGFVISETLQDSGPEWRSFSKEGGLDPTRTGAPTSLAIHDRGLATIINPINRDSSGKPLTSSMKSTIERLRTWDSRSKVHASSDRNLRQALSELTRLKDKLAVSDAVVEKAAYIYRKALDKGLVRGRSISALIASALYAACRDTETPRTLKDVSDAGNIKKKDIARCYRILHQELELKMPVVDPIQCIARIASKLGISEKTKRYAVKVLKTAQEHEESAGKDPMGLAAAALYLSCVSNSENMTQRDIAEAASVTEVTIRNRYKGLRMDQNTDL